One genomic segment of Bacteroidales bacterium includes these proteins:
- a CDS encoding ferritin family protein has protein sequence MKEFKHVDEILVFAIEQEQKAVEFYTGLAKEARNEEMKKVFIEFAGEEIKHKQRLTRIREEGVFSMPRQHVTDLKISDYIVDVKASGKLTYEETLILAMKREKAAFKLYSTLAERAPNDQLKEIFESLAMEESRHKLRFELEYDEYVLREN, from the coding sequence ATGAAAGAGTTTAAACATGTCGATGAGATATTGGTTTTTGCCATCGAACAGGAGCAAAAAGCCGTTGAGTTTTACACGGGCCTGGCAAAGGAAGCCCGTAACGAAGAGATGAAGAAGGTTTTTATTGAATTTGCCGGCGAAGAGATCAAGCACAAGCAGCGCCTGACACGGATCAGGGAAGAAGGCGTGTTCAGCATGCCCAGGCAGCATGTGACGGATCTGAAGATCAGCGATTATATAGTCGATGTGAAGGCATCAGGCAAACTGACTTATGAAGAAACGCTCATCCTGGCCATGAAGCGTGAAAAAGCCGCTTTCAAGTTATATTCTACCCTGGCAGAACGCGCCCCGAACGATCAGCTGAAAGAGATTTTCGAATCCCTGGCAATGGAAGAATCCAGGCACAAGCTGCGGTTTGAACTGGAGTACGATGAGTACGTTTTACGGGAGAACTAA